In one Streptomyces sp. T12 genomic region, the following are encoded:
- a CDS encoding amino acid adenylation domain-containing protein gives MTQHPPTADELLRSVTDTFGSEAAPSEDDSLIAWGLDSITLMKIAGGWRKQGVRVSFAELAKEPTLRAWRTLLEAHVPAARPPASTPSVAPAHPEPREPFPLAVMQHAYWIGRGDETRLGSVAAHLYVEFDGPGVDPARLDAAVRALAARHGMLRARFTDDGRQEILPDLMGPATAVNDLRTLDTRTAAAELEDVRLSSSHARLDIAAGEVFSVQLSLLPDGGSRLHVDVDMLAADALSYRVLLSDLAKLYANPGTPLPAIRTSYPEYLAERADVRRLSRDQAQAWWQRRIPELPSAPELPLVPEAERADPTRVTRRHHWLPPEEKRRLTARAHQHGLTPAMAVATAFSEVLAAWSGQPRFLLNVPMFDRRGSHPDVDLLVGDFTSSVLLDVDLAEPGSFTEHARHLQDRMHTDAAHSDYSGVEVLRDLSRHNGEQVLAPVVFTSALNLGELFDAGVRQSFGKPVWIISQGPQVLLDAQVTEVDGGLLVNWDVREDAFPAGMVDAMFAAFHGLVTRLGTDDTVWERPVPALLPAEQSAVRATVNSTEGPRSHRLLHQGFFERAAGQPDAPALLWATEGALSYGELADRALRTAAALVERGVRPGDTVAVSLPKGPGQITAVLGVLAAGAAYVPIGVEQPPARRDRIRATAGFRVALTDGRPVEGLDVLPVVEALRATPLAEPVTVDEEQPAYVLFTSGSTGEPKGVEVPHRAAMNTIDDLNDRFAVGASDRCLALSALDFDLSVYDTFGLLSAGGAVVLVDEDDRREASQWADLARTHGVTLINCVPPLLDMLLLATAPGQLAGLRAVLLGGDRVGTDLPGRLAARAPGCRFTGLGGTTETAIHSTVCEVTGTQVPAHWRSVPYGTPLRNVRCRVVDAHGRDCPDWVPGELWIGGDGVALGYRADPSRTAEKFTEEDGLRWYRTGDLARYWPDGMVEFLGRRDHQVKLRGFRIELGEVEAALVGHHAVRRAVAGLTRGQGVQLAAAVAADAGTAEDELREWARSVLPPHMVPARIAVAGELPLTSNGKLDRRAVQELWQVAEAEQHRAPGTALETVVARVWQDVLGVDRVGLDDGFFALGGDSVLATVIVGRLREALDTSEVSVRSLFATLTAGGMAKRLSAEEQTPGRLEQVAAIHLEIEDMSAQEIDSALRDT, from the coding sequence GTGACGCAGCACCCCCCGACCGCGGACGAGCTGCTCCGTTCGGTCACCGACACATTCGGCTCGGAGGCGGCGCCGAGCGAGGACGACAGCCTCATCGCCTGGGGCCTGGACTCCATCACCCTGATGAAGATCGCGGGCGGCTGGCGGAAACAGGGCGTTAGGGTCAGCTTCGCCGAACTGGCCAAGGAACCGACCCTGCGTGCCTGGCGGACACTGCTGGAAGCCCACGTGCCAGCAGCCCGGCCGCCTGCGAGCACCCCGAGCGTGGCACCCGCCCACCCCGAACCCCGCGAGCCCTTCCCGCTCGCCGTGATGCAGCACGCCTACTGGATCGGCCGTGGCGACGAGACCAGGCTCGGTTCCGTCGCCGCCCACCTCTACGTCGAGTTCGACGGCCCCGGCGTCGACCCCGCCCGGCTCGACGCGGCCGTACGAGCCCTCGCGGCCCGCCACGGCATGCTGCGCGCCCGCTTCACCGACGACGGCCGTCAGGAGATCCTGCCCGACCTCATGGGCCCCGCGACGGCCGTCAACGACCTGCGGACGCTCGACACCCGGACCGCGGCCGCCGAACTGGAGGACGTCCGGCTCTCCTCCTCGCACGCGCGCCTGGACATCGCCGCAGGTGAGGTCTTCTCCGTGCAGCTCTCGCTGCTGCCGGACGGCGGCAGCCGGCTGCACGTCGACGTCGACATGCTCGCCGCCGACGCGCTCAGCTACCGGGTACTGCTCTCCGACCTCGCCAAGCTCTACGCGAACCCCGGCACACCGCTCCCCGCGATCCGCACCAGCTACCCGGAGTACCTCGCCGAGCGCGCGGACGTACGGCGGCTGAGCCGGGACCAGGCACAGGCGTGGTGGCAGCGGCGGATCCCCGAGCTGCCCAGCGCCCCCGAACTCCCCCTCGTGCCCGAGGCGGAGCGTGCGGACCCGACCCGGGTGACCCGACGCCACCACTGGCTGCCGCCGGAGGAGAAGCGGCGGCTGACCGCCCGCGCCCACCAGCACGGGCTGACCCCGGCCATGGCGGTGGCGACCGCCTTCTCGGAGGTCCTGGCCGCCTGGAGCGGACAGCCGCGCTTCCTGCTGAACGTGCCGATGTTCGACCGCAGGGGCTCCCACCCCGACGTCGACCTGCTCGTCGGCGACTTCACCAGCTCGGTGCTGCTCGACGTCGACCTGGCCGAACCGGGCTCGTTCACCGAGCACGCGCGGCACTTGCAGGACCGTATGCACACCGACGCGGCACATTCCGACTACTCCGGCGTGGAGGTCCTGCGGGACCTGTCCCGGCACAACGGCGAACAGGTCCTGGCCCCCGTGGTGTTCACCAGCGCCCTCAACCTCGGCGAGCTCTTCGACGCAGGCGTACGGCAGTCCTTCGGCAAGCCCGTCTGGATCATCTCCCAGGGACCGCAGGTGCTCCTGGACGCCCAGGTGACCGAGGTCGACGGCGGACTGCTGGTCAACTGGGACGTCCGCGAGGACGCCTTCCCGGCCGGCATGGTCGACGCGATGTTCGCCGCCTTCCACGGCCTCGTCACCCGGCTCGGCACCGACGACACGGTCTGGGAGCGCCCGGTTCCGGCCCTGCTGCCCGCCGAGCAGTCCGCGGTCCGCGCCACCGTCAACTCCACCGAGGGCCCGCGCAGCCACCGGCTGCTGCACCAGGGCTTCTTCGAACGCGCCGCCGGGCAGCCGGATGCGCCCGCCCTGCTGTGGGCCACCGAAGGTGCCCTGTCCTACGGCGAGTTGGCCGACCGTGCGCTGCGCACCGCCGCCGCCCTGGTGGAGCGCGGCGTACGCCCCGGCGACACGGTCGCGGTGAGCCTCCCGAAGGGGCCCGGCCAGATCACCGCCGTACTGGGCGTGCTGGCCGCGGGTGCCGCCTACGTGCCGATCGGCGTCGAGCAGCCGCCCGCGCGCCGCGACCGCATCCGCGCCACCGCGGGATTCCGGGTCGCGCTGACCGACGGGCGCCCGGTCGAGGGCCTCGATGTTCTCCCGGTCGTCGAGGCGCTGCGCGCTACCCCCCTCGCGGAGCCGGTGACGGTGGACGAGGAACAGCCCGCCTACGTGCTGTTCACCTCCGGCTCCACCGGCGAACCCAAGGGCGTCGAAGTGCCGCACCGGGCGGCCATGAACACCATCGACGACCTCAACGACCGGTTCGCCGTGGGCGCTTCGGACCGCTGTCTCGCCCTGTCCGCCCTGGACTTCGACCTCTCCGTCTACGACACCTTCGGGCTGCTGAGTGCGGGCGGTGCGGTCGTGCTCGTGGACGAGGACGACCGGCGCGAGGCCAGTCAGTGGGCCGACCTCGCGCGCACACATGGGGTGACGCTCATCAACTGCGTGCCGCCCCTGCTCGACATGCTCCTCCTGGCCACCGCACCGGGCCAACTCGCCGGTCTGCGCGCGGTGTTGCTCGGGGGCGACCGGGTGGGCACCGACCTGCCGGGGCGGCTGGCCGCGAGGGCTCCCGGCTGCCGGTTCACCGGTCTGGGCGGCACGACGGAGACCGCGATCCACTCCACCGTCTGCGAAGTGACCGGCACTCAAGTCCCGGCGCACTGGCGGTCGGTGCCGTACGGCACTCCGCTGCGCAACGTCCGTTGCCGGGTCGTCGACGCCCACGGACGGGACTGCCCGGACTGGGTGCCGGGTGAGCTGTGGATCGGCGGGGACGGGGTGGCGCTCGGATACCGGGCCGATCCCTCCCGTACGGCCGAGAAGTTCACGGAGGAGGACGGGCTGCGCTGGTACCGCACCGGTGACCTGGCGCGGTACTGGCCCGACGGCATGGTGGAGTTCCTCGGCCGCCGTGACCACCAGGTCAAGCTGCGCGGCTTCCGGATCGAACTGGGCGAGGTGGAGGCGGCGCTCGTCGGACACCACGCCGTACGGCGTGCCGTCGCCGGGCTGACCCGGGGCCAGGGCGTCCAGCTGGCGGCCGCGGTGGCCGCCGACGCGGGGACAGCCGAGGACGAGCTGCGGGAGTGGGCGCGATCCGTGCTGCCGCCGCACATGGTCCCGGCCCGGATCGCCGTGGCCGGGGAACTCCCGCTCACCTCCAACGGCAAACTCGACCGCCGTGCCGTACAGGAGCTGTGGCAGGTGGCGGAGGCGGAACAGCACCGGGCCCCCGGTACCGCCCTGGAGACGGTCGTGGCCCGCGTCTGGCAGGACGTCCTCGGCGTCGACCGCGTCGGTCTCGACGACGGCTTCTTCGCGCTCGGCGGGGACTCGGTCCTCGCCACCGTGATCGTCGGCCGGCTGCGTGAGGCGCTGGACACCTCGGAGGTCTCCGTACGCTCCCTCTTCGCGACCCTGACGGCCGGCGGCATGGCCAAGCGGCTGTCCGCCGAGGAGCAGACGCCCGGCCGTCTCGAACAAGTCGCCGCGATTCACCTGGAGATCGAGGACATGTCGGCGCAAGAGATCGACTCCGCGCTGCGGGACACGTAA